The following proteins are encoded in a genomic region of Phaeodactylum tricornutum CCAP 1055/1 chromosome 1, whole genome shotgun sequence:
- the GluRS_1 gene encoding glutamate-trna ligase (involved in proteosynthesis, cytosolic) has translation MNALEGAVAGRVVTRFPPEPSGYLHIGHSKAALLNDYYARRYKGRVLLRFDDTNPSKEKAEFEESILVDLGKLEITPDSVSYTSDYFKPITEYAKILIGEGLAYMDNTPQEEMKTERAERQESKHRNQTPEEALKYFQEMSSGSKEGGAWCLRAKIDMQSDNGTMRDPVLFRQNTTPHHRSGTAYKAYPTYDLACPIVDSIEGVTHTLRTTEYNDRDEQYQWIVKALKMRRPRIHAFSRVNFVNTVLSKRKLTWFVENGHVTGWDDARFPTVRGIVRRGLSITALRSFMLSQGASRRVVNMDWANFWAENKKEIDKTAQRFMAIDKAQHTRLVVTNGPKEADFAFSETSCHPKDPSLGSRAMRLCDEVLLESVDVKDIQLGEDIVLLRWGVVKISKIGGDLEGKFIPNGDFKAAKKKLSWIANVSTSTPVVLYEFDNLVSKEKLEEDDNFEDYINPNTLAMTDVIGDAGLKTLQEHDVIQLERRGYYRVDRPYMGPEKPLVLYTIPDGKKKAMSGLSGKLDHR, from the exons ATGAACGCGCTTGAAGGTGCGGTCGCGGGACGCGTCGTTACTCGGTTTCCGCCGGAACCGTCCGGTTACTTGCACATTGGGCATTCCAAGGCGGCCCTCTTGAATGATTACTATGCGCGCCGGTACAAAGGACGAGTCCTTTTACGTTTTGATGACACTAATCCgtccaaggaaaaggccGAATTCGAAGAATCCATTTTAGTGGATTTAGGGAAACTTGAAATAACACCAGACTCCGTGTCATACACGTCAGACTACTTCAAGCCCATTACCGAATATGCGAAAATATTAATCGGTGAAGGCCTCGCGTATATGGACAATACCccacaagaagaaatgaagacTGAGCGTGCTGAGCGCCAGGAATCGAAACATCGCAATCAAACTCCTGAAGAAGCGCTAAAATATTTTCAGGAAATGAGCAGTGGAAGCAAGGAGGGCGGTGCTTGGTGCTTGAGAGCCAAAATTGATATGCAGAGTGACAATGGTACAATGCGCGATCCtgttctttttcgtcaaAACACAACCCCACATCATCGTTCCGGAACTGCTTACAAAGCCTATCCTACATATGATTTGGCGTGTCCTATTGTTGACTCCATTGAAGGTGTTACTCATACACTCCGAACCACTGAGTACAATGACCGTGACGAGCAATATCAGTGGATTGTCAAGGCCCTAAAGATGCGACGACCACGCATCCATGCCTTTTCCCGTGTCAACTTTGTCAATACCGTGCTAAGCAAGCGCAAGCTCACTTGGTTTGTGGAGAACGGCCATGTCACTGGCTGGGACGATGCGCGCTTTCCAACTGTGCGAGGAATCGTTCGTCGAGGGCTCAGTATTACAGCGCTTCGTAGCTTCATGCTTTCTCAGGGTGCCTCACGCAGGGTCGTCAACATGGACTGGGCGAATTTCTGGGCAGAGaacaaaaaggaaattgaCAAGACAGCTCAACGTTTTATGGCAATTGATAAAGCTCAGCATACCCGTTTGGTTGTTACAAACGGTCCCAAAGAAGCAGATTTTGCGTTCAGCGAGACTAGCTGCCATCCCAAAGATCCTTCGCTTGGAAGTCGGGCCATGCGTTTGTGCGATGAAGTGTTGCTGGAATCAGTAGATGTCAAGGATATTCAGCTTGGCGAAGATATAGTTTTGCTTCGTTGGGGCGTGGTGAAAATCAGTAAAATTGGAGGCGACCTTGAAGGCAAATTTATTCCCAACGGTGACTTTAAGGCGGCAAAGAAGAAGTTGAGTTGGATTGCGAACGTTTCTACCAGTACGCCGGTTGTTCTATACGA GTTTGACAATCTGGTATCCAAGGAAAAGCTAGAAGAAGATGATAATTTCGAGGACTACATCAATCCAAACACGTTGGCCATGACAGATGTCATTGGAGATGCAGGCTTGAAAACGCTTCAGGAACATGATGTCATCCAGCTTGAACGCCGTGGATATTATCGTGTGGACCGCCCATATATGGGCCCCGAAAAGCCGCTTGTTCTGTATACAATCCCCGacggaaagaaaaaggccatGTCGGGCTTGTCAGGAAAACTGGACCATCGTTAG
- a CDS encoding predicted protein yields the protein MRIGKPLRKSRAWKKVGVNGTPKYVSPESVVGRINSDIISSVLAPKIAALASASLERYAGELLVYEDIMKKVNSNESIDGLLESDSSIIIQDGIPQQPQRPVFHSQFSVDEAASIFSETSEHFFAKAGKWKAHANAAKFERILDEKYGILRPFITNHPEIEHFIRGVQRKYAMGYFSPFRQGDPPIPRSTAVIILFMMQRGQMRWEIMLLTTLFFLIGLQPWALVAVVGVLQGLLMRRKAKPLGKMKRFIPAVESYYTDAKTDTEKHELLLHPVGEPLPSKEEIDASLFDALILGSGPASLYIASLLSRAGRKVLVLSSRNDASGCLSIKHAEYSNVPFDVEASNVAKISRQQQILAPALCTETDTQGGVRFAQIGSNEDAHAFEILSIPGMGTDSYDEELPFILNADGGTAGLIDDAAKYLNDGWPDAEGGNGNSVTGAYAAACEAINSTANEFYISKILSEKVNSLRSSPTYQDSGIRYAQSFLNKTFTINPHTRSLMAGIGMKGENIRPGATSMAAHVTNISAALSGEGMHYPIGGPRALCRALANVVLRSGGRVLTSVDVAELIFGEPREQASKGKQKEGDNDGPPPPRCVGVKLSDGREIKFASDRFDEKNGSCLPAVISMEGFIWTFINMLPDDIRMKYKVPRGLPALSSRRPVFKVLFALKGSADQLNVTGADYYRLPNAAVARDEFDQSSGQIKHGEIGWSDSDTGDNGDAYADGGKNLMDVINQDPGSISDEHIVNSSRKRARKTKFEAGSSWLHVSFPSAKDPSFEERHGKTTTCVVTIEADDDFVTYFDTKPKIYVIKNASATKGDLDRLLERVKKDVYHIFPQLRDKVDHCEICGPFQKGLSHNPERFAAKGIRADTPYPGLFVGGSDLTVGESFSGDIVGAWLAANAVEQYGPLDHLFLQKNITTDIEQFLEEPGWVDEEDVAIPYKSADAKKDKDV from the coding sequence CAGATATTATATCAAGTGTTTTGGCACCGAAAATTGCCGCACTTGCTTCAGCGAGTCTCGAACGATATGCTGGGGAGTTATTGGTATACGAAGACATTATGAAAAAGGTGAATAGCAATGAATCTATCGACGGTCTCTTGGAAAGCGATAGTTCCATTATTATCCAAGACGGAATTCCACAGCAACCCCAACGTCCTGTCTTTCATTCCCAGTTTTCTGTGGACGAAGCGGCTTCCATATTTTCAGAAACATCGGAACactttttcgcaaaagcgGGTAAATGGAAAGCACACGCCAATGCTGCCAAATTTGAGCGTATTCTGGATGAAAAGTACGGCATTTTGCGTCCATTTATTACGAACCATCCCGAAATTGAACATTTCATTCGGGGCGTTCAGCGGAAGTACGCCATGGGGTATTTCAGTCCCTTCCGACAAGGCGATCCGCCAATACCCCGATCGACTGCTGTCATTATATTGTTTATGATGCAACGAGGTCAGATGCGTTGGGAAATAATGCTGTTGACTACCTTGTTCTTTCTTATTGGCCTACAACCTTGGGCTTTGGTGGCAGTTGTCGGAGTTTTACAAGGTCTTCTCATGCGACGAAAGGCAAAGCCTTTGGGGAAGATGAAGCGTTTCATCCCTGCGGTAGAGTCATACTACACGGATGCAAAAACCGATACAGAAAAGCACGAGCTACTATTGCATCCGGTTGGTGAACCTTTGCCTAGCAAAGAGGAAATTGACGCGTCTCTCTTTGATGCTCTGATTCTTGGCTCAGGACCAGCTTCACTGTATATCGCATCGTTGTTGTCGCGGGCGGGTAGAAAAGTGCTCGTTCTCTCTTCACGGAACGACGCTAGTGGCTGCCTGAGTATAAAGCATGCCGAGTATTCAAATGTCCCATTTGACGTTGAAGCTTCGAATGTAGCCAAAATAAGCCGTCAGCAACAAATCTTGGCCCCTGCTCTGTGTACCGAGACCGATACTCAGGGTGGAGTCCGATTTGCCCAGATTGGATCAAATGAAGATGCTCATGCTTTTGAAATACTATCGATACCAGGAATGGGAACAGATTCGTACGACGAAGAGTTACCATTTATTTTGAATGCGGATGGTGGAACAGCCGGTCTCATAGACGATGCTGCAAAGTATCTGAATGATGGCTGGCCAGATGCGGAAGGCGGGAATGGCAATTCTGTAACGGGAGCGTATGCCGCTGCGTGCGAAGCAATTAACAGTACAGCAAACGAGTTCTATATTTCGAAGATTCTCTCGGAAAAAGTCAATAGTCTACGGAGCTCTCCTACCTATCAAGACAGTGGAATTCGTTACGCTCAGTCCTTCTTGAACAAAACATTCACCATCAACCCCCATACACGGTCGTTGATGGCGGGTATAGGTATGAAAGGGGAGAACATCCGACCTGGAGCGACAAGTATGGCAGCGCATGTCACCAACATTAGCGCAGCTCTCAGTGGAGAAGGTATGCACTATCCGATCGGCGGACCTAGGGCACTTTGCCGTGCACTCGCCAACGTCGTTCTCCGTAGCGGTGGCCGAGTGTTGACGTCGGTTGATGTCGCTGAGCTAATATTTGGTGAGCCACGGGAACAAGCGagcaaaggaaagcaaaaagaagGGGACAACGACGGGCCACCTCCACCTCGCTGCGTTGGAGTCAAGCTATCAGACGGGCGAGAAATCAAGTTTGCGAGCGACCGTTTTGATGAAAAAAATGGTTCCTGCTTACCCGCAGTTATTTCAATGGAAGGCTTCATTTGGACATTCATAAACATGTTGCCGGATGACATAAGGATGAAGTACAAAGTACCACGTGGCTTGCCAGCTCTTTCGTCGCGGCGGCCTGTTTTCAAGGTTCTTTTTGCGTTGAAAGGCAGCGCCGATCAACTCAATGTGACGGGTGCTGATTACTATCGGCTGCCCAACGCAGCTGTAGCGCGAGACGAGTTTGATCAGTCCTCTGGACAGATAAAACACGGTGAGATTGGTTGGTCTGATTCGGACACTGGTGATAACGGAGATGCTTACGCGGATGGAGGTAAGAATTTAATGGACGTCATCAACCAGGATCCTGGTTCCATCAGTGATGAGCATATTGTAAACTCCAGTAGAAAACGAGCCCGAAAGACAAAATTTGAAGCTGGGTCTTCATGGCTCCacgtttcttttccttcaGCCAAAGACCCTTCTTTTGAGGAACGTCACGGGAAGACCACAACGTGCGTCGTCACTATTGAGGCGGATGACGATTTTGTTACCTATTTTGACACGAAACCTAAGATCTATGTCATTAAGAATGCCTCGGCTACAAAGGGCGATCTTGATCGCTTGCTAGAACGTGTCAAAAAGGATGTGTACCATATTTTTCCTCAACTAAGGGACAAGGTGGACCACTGCGAAATTTGTGGACCTTTTCAGAAAGGGTTGAGTCACAATCCCGAGAGATTCGCCGCCAAAGGCATTCGAGCCGACACGCCTTATCCTGGTTTGTTCGTAGGAGGATCGGACTTGACTGTCGGCGAGTCCTTTTCCGGTGACATCGTCGGCGCCTGGTTGGCAGCGAACGCTGTTGAACAATACGGCCCACTCGATCACTTGTTCCTGCAAAAGAACATCACAACTGACATTGAGCAATTCTTAGAAGAACCAGGCTGGGTTGATGAAGAGGATGTTGCAATTCCGTACAAATCGGCAGATGCAAAGAAGGACAAGGACGTCTAA
- a CDS encoding predicted protein gives MTLQQYTRAFLLQSHSYPRIRHALPNVLAPVTAAVSTSPDSFQSASPEHPSTSAAGEGLSRFHQSILSRTVERQRFVTGRYPLTVTIRENPTRKWLRLGQSNGDSVATTEIFVNNTTTMRSLASLDRFHWLDDKERQTLLDSYAMVSLEFIAEIHIERPGYLHLLRCDGAGSSAATQRSLRDVLPFKRPAAILKELEDDLTKLYRDRLWVTGFSLTGRQGFVKSIETNDGFIGSVNPRTASSVLWPNEVTSVPSQLLQDSSQMKNPGVPRAFRRDGLYQDALLVSDGFLVPGKDHGGLYIVKNPGNPQTEWTMSLTDNSGRWFYHRAVWADLTGDGRQSILTARCKVSTNIGNKNDGVTSGISKKGELVWLECPQPASIDPTTGTPLETDGTQFDPFSSRHLPWKTRVLATGPDVMFCVADLDITDDTIEVISSQFFSKSVALHSIRRGPEPKVCFTRSIDDRCGTAFSSILVDLDCNAVGTKKDAQASKQDRCVINSGSSFESLSRGDCFSHLLVTSHECSYVEPGEMPSSSSADGSALWTPADDTDGGSLFAYRVPEGKGSWKTNPWLRTTVATGFKVHGQINNMINPGAPGFVYSFHAKKDDTYSGKRPMIAIAGDCAEAAYIYRPDNIVDTRSEISADPSTQYKLMVEIQCGSTVGSIGISYDDFTTAEQESGYAKLYIPCYENDKVFVFALGSGEEEKEIW, from the coding sequence ATGACATTGCAGCAATACACTCGAGCGTTTTTACTTCAATCTCATTCGTATCCGAGAATACGGCACGCGCTTCCAAACGTTCTCGCGCCTGTCACCGCGGCCGTTTCCACTTCACCCGACTCGTTTCAGTCCGCTTCCCCAGAACATCCGAGCACCAGTGCCGCAGGGGAAGGCCTATCCCGATTCCATCAATCCATATTATCACGTACAGTAGAACGACAACGCTTCGTTACGGGGCGATACCCACTAACGGTGACAATTCGCGAAAATCCGACGCGGAAATGGTTGCGACTTGGACAATCCAACGGCGATTCCGTAGCGACTACGGAAATTTTTGTCAATAATACAACTACAATGCGCAGCTTAGCGTCACTCGATCGATTTCATTGGCTTGATGATAAGGAACGGCAAACGCTGCTGGATAGTTATGCCATGGTGAGTTTGGAATTCATTGCCGAAATTCATATAGAGCGTCCCGGATATTTGCATTTGTTGAGGTGTGACGGCGCCGGATCATCGGCCGCGACACAACGATCCTTGCGAGACGTTTTGCCCTTCAAGCGGCCCGCAGCAATTCTgaaggaattggaagacgACCTCACTAAATTGTACCGCGATCGTTTGTGGGTGACCGGATTCAGTCTGACGGGAAGACAGGGATTTGTCAAATCGATCGAAACAAACGACGGCTTTATTGGGTCGGTCAATCCAAGGACGGCTTCGTCCGTATTGTGGCCTAATGAAGTCACTTCGGTCCCCTCGCAACTTTTACAAGATTCGTCACAAATGAAAAATCCCGGGGTACCGCGTGCGTTTCGACGAGACGGGCTTTACCAAGATGCCTTGCTCGTTTCCGACGGCTTTCTTGTGCCGGGCAAGGATCATGGGGGTTTGTATATTGTCAAGAACCCAGGAAATCCGCAAACGGAATGGACCATGTCTCTCACCGACAATAGTGGTCGATGGTTCTATCACCGCGCCGTATGGGCCGATCTCACCGGAGACGGGCGGCAGTCGATTCTCACCGCGCGCTGCAAGGTATCCACCAATATTGGCAACAAAAATGATGGCGTCACCTCCGGGATTTCCAAGAAAGGGGAGCTAGTATGGCTGGAATGTCCACAGCCTGCTTCAATTGATCCAACCACTGGGACACCCCTCGAAACCGATGGAACACAGTTCGATCCATTCAGTTCCCGCCATTTGCCGTGGAAAACACGAGTTCTCGCCACTGGACCGGATGTTATGTTTTGCGTTGCGGATCTGGATATCACGGACGATACTATCGAAGTCATATCAAGCCaattcttttccaaatctGTAGCCTTGCACAGCATTCGACGAGGACCGGAGCCAAAAGTTTGTTTTACAAGAAGTATTGATGATCGATGTGGGACGGCGTTTAGTTCCATTCTTGTTGATCTGGACTGCAATGCTGTTGGGACAAAAAAAGATGCGCAAGCTTCTAAGCAGGATCGGTGTGTAATCAACTCCGGCAGTTCCTTCGAGTCATTGTCACGGGGTGACTGCTTTTCTCATCTTCTTGTTACGAGCCATGAATGCAGTTACGTTGAACCTGGAGAAATGCCGAGTTCATCATCTGCGGACGGATCGGCCCTTTGGACTCCAGCTGACGATACGGACGGTGGTTCTCTTTTCGCCTATCGTGTACCTGAAGGCAAAGGCTCGTGGAAAACGAATCCTTGGCTGCGAACCACCGTGGCGACTGGTTTCAAGGTGCACGGGCAAATCAACAATATGATCAACCCAGGGGCGCCAGGTTTCGTCTACTCTTTCCACGCCAAAAAGGACGATACCTATTCGGGTAAGCGGCCTATGATTGCGATTGCTGGCGACTGTGCGGAGGCGGCATATATATACCGGCCGGACAACATTGTAGATACTAGATCTGAGATTAGTGCCGATCCCAGCACGCAATACAAACTCATGGTCGAAATACAGTGTGGATCTACCGTTGGGAGTATTGGAATTAGCTATGACGACTTTACGACGGCCGAGCAAGAAAGCGGGTATGCGAAGCTGTACATTCCTTGCTACGAAAACGATAAGGTATTCGTGTTTGCCCTTGGTAGCGGTGAAGAAGAGAAGGAGATATGGTAG
- a CDS encoding predicted protein, whose amino-acid sequence MTTLMDCDNITDDTLAAVEQMDLKGDVEGGDVGVPSKTSNENENDHFDGDLPPDSEDISEDEGVVSSTGSSDSENDSGTSPDAAEDVLLEGTMLKDEGNGHFKNGDLDKAARAYRRGANVVKKLNKQNSGDDQVKSLLMALQTNLSMICFKQQKYKMSVEVASKAIQVDATNVKALYRRAAARRKIGDHEEARADLKTALQQDPSNIPCKKELLSIKKELETHRDSQKKALAKAFSSSGGSFLYVDKEADDKKKAEEEQRRKKEEQELYKKRKHEWEDECVKRMANNEPAVSFEDWEKEQNSADEKRRKKEEKKRKEVEKRRKAEEKARRDAMKKNQSNDAESDSEDDALTESELAMMRGYKKTKDGRTTSYFTRELSEDEKQKLGDIAPKKLEPSGSSNVPTRLSTSTDGISRPSAWNKAGTWEEKDTTSWCNSQLRSRLEDVTVTSKYNVEILSVEELTGDASVAIAGGKKRYIFDFHAKLKYELTKPDTGDKVASGILRLPDICSTSHEELEVIYDGWTKKPSTHMEKHALVSRNELSEVIRAQIKNWVQDFNEQY is encoded by the coding sequence ATGACTACATTAATGGATTGCGACAATATAACGGATGATACGTTGGCAGCAGTCGAACAGATGGACTTGAAAGGCGACGTAGAAGGCGGAGATGTGGGGGTTCCTTCCAAGACCAgcaacgaaaacgaaaacgacCACTTTGATGGCGATTTGCCGCCCGATTCGGAAGACATCAGCGAGGACGAGGGCGTGGTTTCTTCCACAGGTTCAAGCGATAGCGAGAACGATTCTGGAACTAGTCCCGATGCGGCTGAAGATGTCTTACTAGAGGGCACAATGTTGAAGGACGAAGGCAACGGTCACTTCAAGAATGGAGACCTAGACAAGGCTGCCCGTGCGTACCGCCGCGGAGCCAACGTAGTGAAGAAACTCAACAAGCAAAACTCCGGGGATGACCAGGTAAAGTCTCTATTGATGGCGCTACAAACCAACCTGAGCATGATCTGTTTTAAGCAGCAAAAGTACAAAATGAGTGTGGAAGTCGCCTCCAAAGCGATTCAAGTTGACGCAACCAACGTCAAGGCCTTGTACCGACGGGCCGCCGCACGGCGTAAAATTGGCGATCATGAAGAAGCGCGCGCTGACTTGAAAACTGCCCTTCAACAAGATCCCTCTAACATACCGTGTAAAAAAGAATTGCTCAGCATCAAGAAGGAACTCGAAACGCATCGCGACAGCCAGAAAAAAGCACTCGCCAAGGCATTTTCCAGTAGCGGTGGCTCATTTCTGTACGTTGACAAGGAAGCAGACGATaagaaaaaggccgaagaagagcagcgccggaaaaaggaagaacaagaacTGTACAAAAAGCGCAAACATGAATGGGAAGACGAATGCGTCAAGCGTATGGCCAACAATGAACCAGCCGTGTCTTTCGAGGATTGGGAAAAGGAGCAAAACTCAGCGGACGAAAAGCGCCGTAAAAAAGaggagaagaagagaaaggaagTAGAAAAGCGTCGGAAGGCGGAGGAGAAGGCTAGACGTGATGCTATGAAAAAGAACCAATCCAACGATGCAGAGAGCGACTCGGAGGACGATGCTTTGACGGAATCCGAGTTGGCCATGATGCGGGGATACAAAAAAACAAAGGACGGTCGTACCACTAGTTATTTTACAAGAGAGCTATCGGAAGAtgaaaagcaaaagctgggTGATATTGCTCCGAAGAAACTGGAGCCTAGCGGTTCGAGCAATGTACCTACGAGACTCTCAACATCTACAGACGGGATCTCACGGCCATCGGCCTGGAACAAAGCAGGCACCtgggaagaaaaagacaCAACGAGTTGGTGCAATAGTCAGCTACGTAGTCGGCTTGAAGATGTAACCGTCACATCAAAATATAACGTCGAAATTTTATCAGTGGAAGAATTGACAGGCGATGCGTCTGTGGCGATCGCTGGCGGTAAGAAACGCTACATATTCGATTTTCATGCGAAGCTCAAATATGAGTTGACAAAGCCAGATACCGGCGACAAAGTTGCCAGTGGAATTTTACGACTTCCTGACATTTGTAGTACTTCTCATGAAGAGCTTGAAGTTATATATGATGGATGGACCAAGAAACCCAGTACACATATGGAGAAACATGCGCTCGTCAGCAGGAACGAATTGAGTGAGGTTATTCGCGCGCAAATCAAAAACTGGGTCCAAGATTTCAACGAGCAATATTAG